A genomic segment from Acidobacteriota bacterium encodes:
- a CDS encoding DNRLRE domain-containing protein — MYSARYPSLVAAATVALAATLFADGALAARAPAFADAHTSSLASAIQLGAAPELDVSLSPLQTAFLQFDMSTLPGGITSADVGLARVRLFVRSVMAAGAFEVRPVGDSWTESGITFDSSPALGAAVSTFTVAPGALGTFVDVDVTSLVKSWIDGVVPNHGIAIVSTSGAAVAFDSRDDVTTSHAPALHVDLVAKVGAQGAAGAQGTPGPVGATGPQGLDGIPGSDGPQGLPGVDGAPGANGSPGLQGIPGTAGDAGPAGAAGPTGPDGIQGVTGTAGSAGAQGIAGAPGAAGPTGADGPIGGTGPGGPTGPAGTPFNPMAIAALRWYESNQIPISYVTHAHPIGGAFDGQYIWIANFNNSSVERLSVATGQNQGTFAAGQSPFAVLTDGAFVWVTNFGGNSVSKVRASDGVKIADYPTGRGPTAHAFDGTNIWVPNQTDNTVTKLRASDGANLGTFATGLSPRGVTFDGVNIWIANGNANTVQVMRPSDGVILATYGVGAVPLRATFDGASMWVCNFNDNTVTRLRVSDGAVLATIPVGNGPFWSLYDGSSIWVSHKFSNNVYKLRASDGSLIAIYPAATAPEGLVYDGANVWVTSSTGDVVLKF, encoded by the coding sequence GTGTACTCTGCCCGATACCCCTCTCTCGTCGCCGCGGCGACCGTCGCGCTCGCCGCCACTCTCTTCGCGGACGGAGCGCTTGCGGCGCGGGCCCCCGCGTTCGCCGACGCCCACACGTCGTCGCTCGCCTCCGCGATTCAGCTCGGCGCCGCCCCCGAGCTCGACGTCTCCCTCTCTCCGCTCCAGACCGCATTCCTCCAGTTCGACATGTCGACGCTTCCCGGCGGGATCACATCGGCGGACGTCGGCCTCGCCCGCGTCCGCCTCTTCGTCCGGAGCGTGATGGCCGCGGGAGCCTTCGAAGTGAGGCCGGTGGGAGACTCCTGGACCGAGAGCGGCATCACGTTCGATTCATCGCCCGCCCTCGGCGCCGCCGTCTCCACGTTCACAGTCGCGCCGGGCGCGCTCGGCACCTTCGTCGACGTCGACGTCACGTCGCTCGTGAAATCCTGGATTGACGGGGTCGTGCCGAACCACGGCATCGCGATCGTCTCGACGTCGGGGGCGGCCGTCGCCTTCGACAGCCGGGACGACGTGACCACCAGCCACGCGCCGGCGCTGCACGTCGATCTCGTGGCGAAGGTCGGCGCCCAGGGAGCGGCGGGCGCGCAGGGGACGCCGGGCCCGGTGGGGGCGACCGGACCTCAGGGCCTCGATGGAATCCCGGGATCGGACGGGCCTCAGGGGCTTCCCGGGGTGGACGGGGCCCCGGGTGCGAATGGATCTCCTGGTCTCCAGGGGATTCCGGGGACCGCGGGCGACGCGGGGCCGGCGGGGGCCGCCGGGCCGACCGGGCCCGACGGGATTCAGGGGGTGACGGGGACCGCGGGAAGCGCCGGCGCTCAGGGGATCGCCGGTGCGCCGGGGGCCGCCGGACCCACGGGCGCCGACGGCCCGATCGGAGGCACCGGCCCCGGGGGGCCGACCGGACCGGCGGGGACCCCGTTCAATCCGATGGCGATCGCGGCGCTCCGCTGGTACGAGTCGAATCAGATCCCGATCTCCTACGTGACGCACGCCCACCCGATCGGCGGGGCATTCGACGGGCAATACATCTGGATCGCGAACTTCAACAACAGCAGCGTGGAGCGGCTGTCGGTCGCCACGGGCCAGAACCAGGGGACGTTTGCGGCGGGACAGTCCCCCTTCGCGGTCCTGACCGACGGCGCGTTCGTCTGGGTCACGAACTTCGGGGGGAACAGCGTCTCGAAGGTCCGGGCGAGCGACGGCGTGAAGATCGCCGACTACCCCACCGGCCGCGGGCCCACCGCGCACGCGTTCGACGGGACCAACATCTGGGTCCCGAACCAGACCGACAACACGGTCACGAAGCTGCGCGCGAGCGACGGCGCCAATCTGGGGACGTTCGCGACGGGGCTCTCGCCGCGCGGCGTGACGTTCGACGGCGTGAATATCTGGATCGCCAACGGCAACGCGAACACCGTCCAGGTGATGCGGCCGTCCGACGGCGTGATCCTGGCGACCTACGGCGTCGGCGCCGTCCCGCTGCGCGCGACCTTCGACGGCGCGTCGATGTGGGTGTGCAACTTCAACGACAACACGGTGACCCGCCTGCGGGTGAGCGACGGGGCGGTCCTCGCGACGATACCCGTCGGCAACGGCCCGTTCTGGTCGCTGTACGACGGGTCGTCGATCTGGGTCTCGCACAAGTTCAGCAACAACGTCTACAAGCTGCGGGCGAGCGACGGCTCGCTGATCGCCATCTACCCGGCGGCGACGGCCCCCGAGGGGCTGGTGTACGACGGCGCGAACGTCTGGGTGACCTCCTCGACCGGCGACGTCGTCCTGAAGTTCTGA